Below is a genomic region from Fulvia fulva chromosome 13, complete sequence.
ATGTATGAGGGTGGGTGGCAGTGATAGACCACACCTTCTGCGCAGTCTCAACGAAGTGCTCCAGCAAAACGAGGGCGTCGTCGACCAAATGACCAGAGTCTTAGCATGTTCTTGTTCGGAGGAGGAATGTCTTCTCACGATGGTCGCACTCATCGTTTTCAGGCTTATCGATACGTGAGTAACATCCTTACCAGCCATGAGCCACCGAAAGCTGACACTATACTGCCCAGATATGCTGCAGCCGCGCATCTCCCATCCTCGAGACCAACAAGACCATCTGCTCCGAGCTTACGCTGCCGGAACATGCACAACATGGCAGATCCTGCCATGTCCCTGTCTGAAGAAGACAGGAACCCAAGTGCGGACGATAAGTCCCAAGAGAGTCCCCATACTGTGCTCAACCACCTGCACAGGGTTCAGCGAGTGGTGAATCTCCTCTCGGATTGCTTTGAGGGCAAGCGAATTCGTGACCACATGCATCGACCTGTAGCAGGGGGCGCAGCGTCAGCTGATATCGAAGACGGCAGGAGACAGAGAACAACGAGAGGACTGTCCGTTTCGTCTGCAGCATTTGATTCGCTTGAGGGCGATGTCAGGAAGCGCTTGAGGGAGGTTTCTTTTCAGGTCGTCGACCTTATTCGCCAGACATAGAGTCCTTGTTTTGATGACAAGCCAGTTCCGACTTCGTTCGCTTTGGGTCATGAGCAGGAGTAGTTGGCTGTGGCTCGAAGGTAGGAAGATCATCTACGGTATACATCCTAAAGTCGTGCCTTACGTTCCCGTGGGCAAATCCCAATTGTATGCTCCCTAGTCACGGCCTGTGCTGTGTATACGAAGGACCGAGGCTCGGAACGATCATGGCATGAGCTTGCATCCGTCTCTTGATCTCCCAAGGTCATTGGGTCCTCAGGTTGCCGTGAATGAGGTGGCGATGGGATCAAGGTGATCAATTGTGCGTTCGCGAGGGTAATGAACGTTTCAGCGTTGGACTGTCGTCCGTGTCCGTGCTCAATTTGCAGTACGCTTGATAACGTTGCGCGATTAGAAGTCGTTGCAAGAGTTCACGTCATGTTGGGAGAAG
It encodes:
- a CDS encoding Dothistromin biosynthesis regulatory protein aflR, which codes for MRVGGSDRPHLLRSLNEVLQQNEGVVDQMTRVLACSCSEEECLLTMVALIVFRLIDTYAAAAHLPSSRPTRPSAPSLRCRNMHNMADPAMSLSEEDRNPSADDKSQESPHTVLNHLHRVQRVVNLLSDCFEGKRIRDHMHRPVAGGAASADIEDGRRQRTTRGLSVSSAAFDSLEGDVRKRLREVSFQVVDLIRQT